A region of Plantactinospora sp. BC1 DNA encodes the following proteins:
- a CDS encoding CoA transferase subunit A has translation MAEIVSLTEGVAELVNDGDTVALEGFTHLIPFAAGHEIVRQRRRDLELVRMTPDVIYDQLIGMGCARRLVFSWGGNPGVGSLHRFRDAVERGWPTPLEIEEHSHAGMANRYVAGASGLPFAVLRGYTGTDLPRHTATIRPITCPFTGEVLTAVPALNPDVAIVHAQRADRAGNVQMWGITGVQKEAVLAAKRSLVTVEEIVDSLEPMPTQVVLPTWAVNAVALAPGGAHPSYAQGYSVRDNDFYQAWDAISRDRDTFTAWMRQHVLDPGRWRR, from the coding sequence ATGGCTGAGATCGTCTCGTTGACCGAAGGTGTCGCCGAACTGGTCAACGACGGTGACACGGTGGCGCTGGAGGGATTCACCCACCTGATTCCGTTCGCCGCCGGCCACGAGATCGTCCGGCAGCGGCGACGCGACCTGGAACTGGTCCGGATGACCCCGGACGTCATCTACGACCAGCTCATCGGGATGGGCTGCGCCCGCCGGCTGGTCTTCTCCTGGGGCGGCAATCCGGGCGTCGGCTCGCTGCACCGGTTCCGGGACGCGGTGGAGCGCGGCTGGCCCACCCCGCTGGAGATCGAGGAGCACAGCCACGCCGGGATGGCGAACCGCTACGTCGCCGGAGCCTCCGGGCTGCCGTTCGCGGTGCTGCGCGGCTACACCGGCACCGACCTGCCCCGGCACACCGCCACCATCAGGCCCATCACCTGCCCGTTCACCGGCGAGGTGCTCACCGCCGTGCCGGCGTTGAACCCCGACGTCGCGATCGTGCACGCCCAGCGGGCCGACCGGGCCGGCAACGTGCAGATGTGGGGCATCACCGGAGTGCAGAAGGAGGCCGTACTGGCCGCCAAGCGGTCCCTGGTCACCGTCGAGGAGATCGTCGACTCCCTGGAGCCGATGCCCACCCAGGTGGTACTGCCGACCTGGGCGGTCAACGCGGTCGCCCTCGCGCCCGGTGGCGCGCACCCCTCCTACGCCCAGGGCTACTCGGTCCGGGACAACGACTTCTACCAGGCCTGGGACGCGATCAGCCGCGATCGGGACACCTTCACCGCCTGGATGCGGCAGCACGTTCTCGACCCCGGGAGGTGGCGGCGATGA
- a CDS encoding FAD-dependent oxidoreductase, with translation MDGRTTCVVVGGGPAGMVLGLLLARAGVDVTVLEKHGDFLRDFRGDTVHPSTLQLLDELGLGERFAALPQSRLDEVAFPVAPGRQIVVADFRRLKTRYPYVAMVPQWDLLNLLAEAGAAEPSFTLRMRTEVTELIRENGQVRGVRYRGPDGETGELRAELTVACDGRWSIARAQANLPVREFPVPIDAWWFRLPRDPHDDPAGLTPRVAPGRFAVVIPREDYLQVAYIARKGSDARLRAQGVEQFRRDIAELAPGFAGRVDAIASMDDVKHLDVRLNRLDRWHVPGLLCLGDAAHAMSPVGGVGINLAVQDAVAAATLLAEPLRRGTVSEADLARVRARRLLPTILVQRLQRLMHRGLVAPILDGRRAGPPRPVLALLRRFPFASLGPAYLIGIGVRPEHAPPFARRPPAPVGTEGQAG, from the coding sequence GTGGACGGACGTACGACCTGCGTCGTCGTCGGCGGTGGACCGGCCGGAATGGTGCTCGGGCTGCTACTGGCCCGGGCCGGCGTCGACGTGACGGTGCTGGAGAAACACGGCGACTTCCTGCGGGACTTCCGGGGCGACACGGTGCACCCGTCCACCCTGCAACTCCTCGACGAGCTGGGCCTCGGCGAGCGGTTCGCCGCCCTGCCGCAGAGCCGGCTGGACGAGGTCGCCTTTCCGGTGGCGCCGGGGCGGCAGATCGTCGTCGCCGACTTCCGCCGGCTGAAGACCCGTTATCCGTACGTCGCGATGGTGCCGCAGTGGGACCTGCTCAACCTGCTCGCCGAGGCGGGCGCCGCCGAGCCCTCCTTCACGCTGCGGATGCGCACCGAGGTGACCGAACTGATCCGGGAGAACGGCCAGGTCCGAGGCGTCCGCTACCGGGGACCGGACGGCGAGACCGGCGAGTTGCGGGCGGAGCTGACCGTGGCCTGCGACGGCCGGTGGTCGATCGCCCGGGCCCAGGCCAACCTGCCGGTCCGGGAGTTCCCGGTGCCGATCGACGCCTGGTGGTTCCGGCTGCCCCGCGACCCGCACGACGACCCGGCCGGGCTCACCCCCCGGGTGGCTCCGGGCCGGTTCGCCGTGGTGATCCCCCGGGAGGACTACCTCCAGGTCGCCTACATCGCCCGGAAGGGCAGCGACGCGCGGCTGCGCGCCCAGGGGGTCGAGCAGTTCCGCCGGGACATCGCGGAACTCGCTCCCGGCTTCGCCGGCCGGGTCGACGCGATCGCCTCGATGGACGACGTCAAGCATCTCGACGTACGGCTGAACCGGCTCGACCGCTGGCACGTGCCCGGACTGCTCTGCCTCGGCGACGCCGCGCACGCGATGTCACCGGTCGGCGGCGTCGGGATCAACCTCGCCGTGCAGGACGCGGTCGCCGCCGCCACGCTGCTCGCCGAGCCGCTCCGGCGGGGCACGGTCAGCGAGGCCGATCTGGCGCGTGTCCGGGCCCGGCGACTGTTGCCGACGATCCTGGTGCAGCGACTACAGCGGCTCATGCACCGGGGCCTGGTCGCGCCGATCCTGGACGGGCGTCGGGCCGGGCCGCCCCGGCCGGTGCTGGCGCTGCTGCGGCGGTTCCCGTTCGCCTCCCTCGGCCCGGCCTACCTGATCGGCATCGGCGTGCGCCCCGAGCACGCGCCGCCGTTCGCCCGCCGCCCACCGGCCCCGGTCGGCACCGAGGGCCAGGCCGGCTGA
- a CDS encoding AAA family ATPase, whose translation MVIDWRAPVSRAFYRASARDPLGVRERRRYGWTSRQPAELTGYEDERLERAGEAGRLGAEPGDGLSRLVAAEIERPREGPMRDIVATIQPEQDDLVRADLDRSVCVQGGPGTGKTAVGLHRAAYLLYTHRQRLRRGGVLVVGPNAAFLRYISAVLPALGEVDVEQCTLAELLPEHPVGAVDSAETAALKHDPRMVTVLRRALYDRIAEPTEPLVVPDGSYRWRLPVAWLRRTVQDVRAEEPPYAIGRERLRARIVGLLQTRAETRAETPSGAWLRRMARCRPVTAFLDAVWPTTRPVELLASLLGDPTVLARAAAGLLTPAEQSTLAWPRPPRTVRAATWSAADLVLLDELGGLLDHPAGYRHVVVDEAQDLSPLECRVIARRSRHGSLTVLGDLAQGTTPWAASDWRDQLAYLGRPDAAIVPLTAGFRVPAAVLGLANRLLPGLGVAVARTRSVRTDGEVRVRAADDLPAATVAAVRAALVRPGSVAVVAADAALPGLAGALRSAGIAVGRADAPDQDARVALLPSTLAKGLEYDHVIVVEPAEIVEAEPRGLHRLYVVLTRAVSRLDVLHHRALPAELADRGNGSLKC comes from the coding sequence CTGGTCATCGACTGGCGGGCACCGGTCTCCCGCGCCTTCTACCGGGCCAGCGCCCGGGACCCGCTCGGCGTACGCGAGCGTCGCCGGTACGGCTGGACCAGCCGGCAGCCCGCCGAACTGACCGGTTACGAGGACGAACGCCTCGAACGTGCCGGGGAGGCCGGGCGGCTCGGCGCCGAACCCGGCGACGGGTTGAGCCGGTTGGTCGCCGCCGAGATCGAGCGTCCCCGGGAGGGGCCGATGCGCGACATCGTCGCCACCATCCAGCCCGAGCAGGACGACCTGGTCCGGGCGGATCTCGACCGCTCGGTCTGCGTACAGGGCGGACCGGGCACCGGAAAGACCGCCGTCGGCCTGCACCGGGCCGCGTACCTGCTCTACACCCACCGGCAGCGGCTGCGCCGGGGCGGCGTACTGGTGGTCGGGCCGAACGCGGCGTTCCTGCGCTACATCTCCGCCGTACTGCCCGCGCTCGGCGAGGTGGACGTCGAGCAGTGCACCCTCGCCGAGTTGCTGCCGGAACACCCGGTCGGCGCCGTGGACAGCGCCGAGACGGCGGCCCTGAAACACGACCCTCGGATGGTCACGGTGCTGCGCCGGGCGCTGTACGACCGGATCGCCGAGCCGACCGAGCCGCTGGTGGTCCCGGACGGCTCGTACCGGTGGCGACTGCCGGTGGCGTGGCTGCGCCGCACCGTCCAGGACGTACGCGCCGAGGAGCCGCCGTACGCGATCGGCCGGGAACGGCTCCGCGCCCGGATCGTCGGCCTGCTGCAAACCCGGGCCGAGACCCGGGCGGAGACGCCCAGCGGCGCGTGGTTGCGCAGGATGGCCCGGTGCCGTCCGGTCACCGCCTTCCTCGACGCGGTCTGGCCGACGACCCGGCCGGTGGAACTGCTGGCGTCGCTGCTCGGCGACCCGACCGTGCTGGCCCGGGCGGCGGCCGGGCTGCTCACGCCCGCCGAGCAGTCCACACTCGCCTGGCCCCGGCCACCCCGGACGGTCCGGGCCGCGACCTGGTCCGCGGCCGACCTGGTCCTCCTCGACGAGCTGGGCGGGCTGCTCGACCATCCGGCCGGCTACCGGCACGTCGTGGTGGACGAGGCGCAGGACCTCTCGCCGCTGGAGTGCCGGGTGATCGCCCGGCGTAGCCGGCACGGCTCGCTGACCGTCCTCGGCGACCTCGCCCAGGGCACCACCCCGTGGGCGGCGTCGGACTGGCGGGACCAGTTGGCGTACCTCGGTCGGCCCGACGCCGCCATCGTGCCGTTGACCGCCGGGTTCCGGGTGCCGGCGGCCGTACTCGGCCTGGCGAACCGGCTGCTGCCCGGGTTGGGGGTCGCGGTGGCGCGGACGCGCTCGGTGCGTACCGACGGAGAGGTCCGGGTCCGCGCGGCGGACGACCTGCCGGCCGCGACCGTCGCCGCGGTGCGGGCCGCACTGGTCCGCCCGGGTTCCGTCGCGGTGGTTGCCGCCGACGCCGCGCTGCCCGGACTGGCCGGGGCGCTGCGGTCCGCCGGGATCGCCGTCGGCCGGGCGGACGCGCCCGACCAGGACGCCCGGGTCGCCCTGCTGCCCTCGACCCTGGCGAAGGGCCTGGAGTACGACCACGTGATCGTCGTCGAGCCCGCCGAGATCGTCGAGGCGGAGCCGCGCGGCCTGCACCGCCTCTACGTGGTGCTGACCCGGGCCGTGTCGCGACTCGACGTGCTGCATCACCGGGCGCTCCCGGCCGAGCTGGCGGACCGGGGTAACGGGTCCCTGAAGTGCTGA
- a CDS encoding questin oxidase family protein, whose product MADFTLDEAYERLRHTGPERDGWLSNHAPMAAEALVRHGYGDRVHTWLDRYADRLTDRPRGISPIPVAQWRDPLGDPSRAGDWLDYFTRELSGESWQTVLVRWWPRLLPGIAAGATHGVIRVGHAVRALRDAETPPRIAELGAGLAYWAARWQPLAPPGTAPYPVLDPRRALDRVPRVPDQRFGIRARLAQLAGSAEWPAAAGAVPGDPGATVPERLAAIVDAAVVRYGSHGYASPVMLVHAATAPNAVLRTLPALPTELWQPSLAAAWAATAAVTAAYAPAEARAVPAVRPDQACDEVWSRAVHSGDEHAIKFVDTAIDTYGRSGDRALPGLVAESIRPLTGD is encoded by the coding sequence ATGGCGGACTTCACCCTCGACGAGGCGTACGAGCGGCTTCGGCACACCGGGCCCGAGCGTGACGGCTGGTTGTCGAACCACGCCCCGATGGCGGCGGAGGCCCTGGTCCGACACGGGTACGGAGACCGGGTCCACACCTGGTTGGACCGCTACGCGGACCGGCTGACGGACCGGCCCCGGGGGATCTCGCCGATCCCGGTCGCGCAGTGGCGGGATCCGCTCGGCGACCCCAGCCGGGCCGGCGACTGGCTGGACTACTTCACCCGGGAACTGAGCGGCGAGTCCTGGCAGACAGTGCTGGTCCGCTGGTGGCCCCGGTTGCTGCCCGGTATCGCCGCCGGAGCCACCCACGGGGTGATCCGGGTGGGGCACGCCGTACGCGCGCTGCGCGACGCCGAGACGCCGCCCCGGATCGCCGAACTCGGCGCGGGACTCGCCTACTGGGCCGCCCGGTGGCAGCCGCTCGCCCCGCCCGGCACCGCGCCGTACCCGGTCCTCGATCCGAGGCGGGCGCTCGACCGGGTGCCGAGAGTGCCCGACCAGCGGTTCGGAATCCGGGCCCGACTGGCCCAGCTCGCCGGATCGGCCGAGTGGCCGGCCGCCGCCGGAGCGGTCCCCGGAGACCCCGGCGCGACCGTCCCGGAGCGGCTGGCGGCCATCGTCGACGCCGCCGTCGTCCGGTACGGCAGCCACGGTTATGCCAGCCCGGTCATGCTGGTGCACGCGGCGACCGCCCCGAACGCGGTGCTGCGTACCCTGCCCGCGCTGCCGACGGAACTATGGCAGCCGAGTCTTGCCGCCGCCTGGGCAGCCACGGCCGCGGTCACCGCCGCCTACGCGCCGGCGGAGGCACGCGCCGTACCGGCCGTCCGGCCCGACCAGGCGTGCGACGAGGTGTGGAGCCGGGCGGTGCACTCCGGGGACGAGCACGCGATCAAGTTCGTCGACACGGCGATCGACACCTACGGCCGCAGCGGTGACCGGGCACTGCCCGGCCTGGTCGCCGAGTCGATCCGGCCGCTGACCGGCGACTGA
- a CDS encoding RNA polymerase sigma factor: protein MPAELSALVRSAQQGDEYAFRMLYRELQPGLLRYLTVLVGSDAEDVASETWLQIARDLATFAGGPGFRAWATRIARNRALDHLRHQRRRPTVSVPVEALSELPGAEDTAASVDEGLGTDTAVALIASLPRTEAEAVLLRTVIGLDAESTARVLGKRPGAVRTAAHRGLRRLARVLAQNEQNGRDGATESAADGGPAVAPVADVRSSEDVEAGQGWR from the coding sequence GTGCCGGCCGAGCTGAGTGCCCTGGTCCGGTCGGCGCAGCAGGGCGACGAGTACGCGTTCCGGATGCTCTACCGGGAACTCCAGCCCGGGCTGCTGCGTTACCTGACCGTGCTGGTCGGCTCGGACGCCGAGGACGTGGCGTCGGAGACCTGGTTGCAGATCGCCCGTGACCTGGCAACCTTCGCCGGCGGGCCGGGGTTCCGGGCCTGGGCCACCCGGATCGCCCGCAACCGGGCACTGGACCACCTCCGTCACCAGCGCCGCCGGCCGACCGTGTCGGTACCGGTCGAGGCGCTCTCCGAGTTGCCGGGCGCCGAGGACACCGCCGCGAGCGTCGACGAGGGGCTGGGTACCGACACCGCCGTCGCGCTGATCGCCTCCCTGCCGCGTACCGAGGCCGAGGCGGTGCTGCTGCGTACCGTGATCGGGTTGGACGCCGAGAGCACCGCGCGGGTGCTCGGCAAGCGACCCGGAGCCGTCCGTACCGCCGCGCACCGCGGGCTGCGGCGACTGGCCCGCGTCCTGGCGCAGAACGAGCAGAACGGGCGGGACGGGGCGACGGAGTCGGCGGCCGACGGCGGACCGGCGGTCGCACCGGTCGCCGACGTACGGTCCAGCGAGGATGTCGAGGCTGGACAGGGATGGCGCTGA
- a CDS encoding DUF4034 domain-containing protein — translation MVWPFRRKQAAAVSGAPASTAPPIDKAKGDPGAARLRAALAQRDWVTARDFLDSVGHPDDRAFYLGVCADVEGVQDWIGDWIAAEPHSTLPMLVRGCHGVYWAWEARGGATAEHTSQSQFKGFFDRLRMAENCLDEVVDRDPDDTTAWTFLVTAARGRQVGREEAMRRFAQVVARHPTHQTAHQQMLQYLCKKWFGSTEEMFDFARTAAAKAPAGSLLHELVVVAHIEHWLGLPSEEKDPYIMSPAVRAELRAAAEQSIWHPEHQRRPGWPSPYNSFALAFSFAEDYPAAAAVFDAIGDNVTEWPWYYSSGSDPAGRFATWRDIAFAQRHEQPR, via the coding sequence GTGGTCTGGCCGTTCCGTAGAAAGCAGGCCGCGGCGGTGTCGGGGGCTCCGGCCAGCACCGCGCCGCCGATCGACAAGGCCAAGGGCGATCCGGGGGCGGCCCGGCTGCGCGCCGCGCTCGCCCAGCGGGACTGGGTGACCGCCCGCGACTTCCTCGACTCGGTCGGGCACCCCGACGACCGGGCGTTCTATCTCGGCGTCTGCGCGGACGTCGAGGGGGTGCAGGACTGGATCGGGGACTGGATCGCCGCCGAGCCGCACTCCACGCTGCCGATGCTGGTACGCGGCTGCCACGGCGTCTACTGGGCCTGGGAGGCGCGCGGCGGCGCCACCGCCGAGCACACCAGCCAGAGCCAGTTCAAGGGCTTCTTCGACCGGTTGCGGATGGCCGAGAACTGCCTCGACGAGGTGGTGGACCGGGACCCCGACGACACGACCGCGTGGACCTTCCTGGTGACCGCGGCCCGGGGCCGCCAGGTCGGCCGGGAGGAGGCGATGCGCCGCTTCGCCCAGGTGGTCGCCCGGCACCCCACGCACCAGACGGCACACCAGCAGATGTTGCAGTACCTCTGCAAGAAGTGGTTCGGCAGTACGGAGGAGATGTTCGACTTCGCGCGTACGGCGGCGGCCAAGGCACCGGCCGGGAGCCTGCTGCACGAACTGGTGGTGGTGGCGCACATCGAGCACTGGCTCGGCCTGCCCAGCGAGGAGAAGGACCCGTACATCATGAGCCCGGCGGTACGGGCCGAACTGCGGGCGGCGGCGGAGCAGTCGATCTGGCACCCGGAGCACCAGCGCCGGCCGGGCTGGCCCAGCCCGTACAACTCGTTCGCGCTCGCCTTCTCCTTCGCCGAGGACTATCCGGCGGCGGCGGCCGTCTTCGACGCGATCGGCGACAACGTGACCGAGTGGCCGTGGTACTACTCCAGCGGCAGTGACCCGGCCGGGCGGTTCGCCACCTGGCGGGACATCGCGTTCGCCCAGCGGCACGAGCAGCCGCGGTAG
- a CDS encoding discoidin domain-containing protein, whose product MRQLPPRPRLIAATLATGLLVAAGSLFPTPAAARPDTGPARAEVAVAATLSASSSHPEYPAGNAGDGNPATYWESNNNAFPQWIQADLGSAAEVNRLVLKLPLGWGTRTQTLSVQNSSNGSTFSTLVAATGYTFNPASGNTVTINLPATNTRYLRLHITANNGWPAGQLSELEVHGPTGGPDSQAPTAPTNLAYTQPASGQIRLTWNAASDNVGVTGYDVYANGTLRANLGNVLTYTDNQPASATVSYHVRARDAAGNVSPNSNTVTRTGTGNPPAGTNLAVGRPITASSTVHTFVAANANDDNVATYWEGAGGAYPSVLTVQLGANATVSSVVVRLNPDPAWGPRSQTIAVLGREQSGSSFGTLSAATLYNFNPGSGNSVTIPVSGNVADIRLSITSNSGAPAGQVAEFQVFGVPAPNPDLTVTAATWSPAAPVETTAITVSATVRNAGTAASGATNVNFYLGTTLVGTAAVGGLAAGASSTVTANAGPRNAGTYQLTAKVDEANSVVEQSETNNSFTNPSTLTVAPVASSDLVAIPSWSPSTPANGQTVTFTVAIRNQGTSASAGGAHGITVTVLNASGTAVRTLTGSYTGTIAAGASTAPVSLGTWIAANGRYTVRTVLAADANELPVKQGNNTSDTPFFVGRGANMPYEMYEAEDGTLGGGAAIVGPNRTVGDLAGEASGRRAVTLNSTGAYVEWTTRAPTNTLVTRFSMPDAPGGGGTNSTLNIYVNGTFHKAIDLTSRYAWLYGAEASPNNSPGSGGPRHIYDEANVMLNSSIPAGSRIRLQKDPANSTTYAIDFVNTEQVSPRPNPDPARYTTPTGTGHQDVQNALDRVRMDTTGNLVGVYLPAGTYSTSNKFQVYGKAVKVVGAGMWYTRFQTPPGQENTDAGFRVEGTANGSSFEHLAFFGNYTSRIDGPGKVWGELSNVSNLTFDNVWVEHTVCMFWGVHVSNVTIKNSRIRNTFADAVNMTNGSTNNLVSNVEGRGNGDDAFALFSATDAGGGANTGNVFENLTATLTWRAAGVAVYGGQNNTFRNMYIADQLVYSGITISSLDFGYPFVGFGPGITRVENASIVRSGGHFWGAQTFPAIWVFSASKEMRGIRVSDVDIVDPTYHGIMFQTKYNGSSPENPVTDTVFTNISISGAQRSGDAYDAKSGFGIWANEMPEPGQGPAVGSAVFNNLRMSNNYQNIRNTTSTFTITVNP is encoded by the coding sequence ATGAGACAGCTACCACCAAGACCCCGCCTGATCGCGGCGACGCTCGCCACCGGACTGCTGGTGGCCGCCGGATCGCTCTTCCCGACCCCGGCCGCCGCCCGCCCCGACACCGGACCCGCGCGGGCCGAGGTCGCGGTCGCCGCCACCCTCAGCGCCAGCAGCTCCCACCCGGAGTACCCGGCGGGCAACGCGGGCGACGGCAACCCGGCAACCTATTGGGAGAGCAACAACAACGCGTTCCCACAGTGGATCCAGGCCGACCTCGGCTCCGCCGCCGAGGTGAACCGGCTGGTGCTCAAACTGCCGCTCGGCTGGGGCACCCGGACCCAGACCCTCTCCGTGCAGAACAGCAGCAACGGCTCGACGTTCAGCACCCTCGTCGCCGCCACCGGCTACACCTTCAACCCGGCCAGCGGCAACACCGTCACCATCAACCTGCCGGCCACCAACACCCGCTACCTGCGGCTGCACATCACCGCCAACAACGGCTGGCCGGCCGGTCAACTCTCCGAGCTGGAGGTGCACGGCCCGACCGGCGGCCCGGACAGCCAGGCCCCGACCGCGCCGACCAACCTGGCCTACACCCAGCCGGCCAGCGGGCAGATCCGGCTGACGTGGAACGCCGCCAGCGACAACGTCGGCGTCACCGGCTACGACGTCTACGCCAACGGCACGCTCCGGGCCAACCTCGGCAACGTGCTGACGTACACCGACAACCAGCCGGCCAGCGCGACGGTCTCCTACCACGTACGGGCCCGGGACGCCGCCGGGAACGTGTCGCCGAACAGCAACACGGTGACCCGCACCGGCACCGGGAACCCGCCGGCCGGGACGAACCTGGCGGTCGGCAGGCCGATCACCGCCTCGTCGACCGTGCACACCTTCGTCGCGGCCAACGCCAACGACGACAACGTGGCGACGTACTGGGAGGGAGCCGGCGGGGCGTACCCGAGCGTGCTCACCGTGCAGCTCGGCGCGAACGCCACGGTCAGCTCGGTGGTCGTCCGGCTGAACCCGGACCCGGCCTGGGGCCCGCGCAGCCAGACCATCGCGGTGCTCGGCCGCGAGCAGAGCGGCTCGTCGTTCGGCACCCTGTCGGCGGCGACGCTCTACAACTTCAACCCGGGCAGCGGCAACAGCGTCACCATCCCGGTCAGCGGCAACGTCGCCGACATCCGGCTCTCGATCACCTCCAACAGCGGGGCGCCCGCCGGTCAGGTCGCCGAGTTCCAGGTCTTCGGAGTGCCGGCGCCGAACCCGGACCTGACGGTCACCGCCGCCACCTGGAGCCCGGCAGCGCCGGTCGAGACCACCGCGATCACCGTCTCGGCCACCGTCCGCAACGCCGGCACCGCCGCCTCCGGCGCCACGAACGTCAACTTCTACCTGGGTACGACCCTGGTCGGCACCGCCGCCGTCGGTGGGCTCGCCGCCGGGGCCAGCAGTACCGTCACCGCGAACGCGGGGCCGCGCAACGCCGGCACGTACCAGTTGACCGCCAAGGTCGACGAGGCGAACTCGGTCGTCGAGCAGAGCGAAACCAACAACAGCTTCACCAACCCGTCCACGCTGACCGTCGCCCCGGTGGCCAGTTCGGACCTGGTGGCGATCCCGAGCTGGTCGCCGAGCACCCCGGCGAACGGCCAGACGGTCACCTTCACGGTGGCGATCCGCAACCAGGGCACCAGCGCCTCGGCCGGCGGCGCGCACGGCATCACGGTGACCGTGCTCAACGCCAGCGGCACGGCGGTACGCACGCTGACCGGCTCGTACACCGGCACCATCGCGGCCGGGGCCAGCACCGCGCCGGTCAGCCTCGGCACCTGGATCGCGGCCAACGGCCGGTACACGGTCCGGACCGTACTCGCCGCCGACGCCAACGAACTGCCGGTGAAGCAGGGCAACAACACCAGCGACACGCCGTTCTTCGTCGGGCGCGGCGCCAACATGCCGTACGAGATGTACGAGGCCGAGGACGGCACGCTCGGCGGCGGCGCGGCGATCGTCGGACCGAACCGGACCGTCGGCGACCTCGCCGGTGAGGCGTCCGGCCGGCGCGCGGTGACCCTGAACAGCACCGGCGCCTACGTCGAGTGGACCACCCGGGCCCCGACCAACACCCTGGTGACCCGCTTCTCCATGCCGGACGCCCCGGGCGGCGGCGGCACCAACTCGACGCTGAACATCTACGTCAACGGCACCTTCCACAAGGCCATCGACCTGACCAGCCGGTACGCCTGGCTCTACGGTGCCGAGGCGAGCCCGAACAACTCGCCCGGCTCCGGCGGCCCCCGGCACATCTACGACGAGGCGAACGTGATGCTCAACTCGTCGATCCCGGCCGGCAGCCGGATCAGGTTGCAGAAGGATCCGGCCAACAGCACCACGTACGCGATCGACTTCGTCAACACCGAGCAGGTCTCACCGCGACCGAACCCGGACCCGGCCCGCTACACCACGCCGACCGGCACCGGCCACCAGGACGTGCAGAACGCGCTGGACCGGGTCCGAATGGACACCACCGGCAACCTGGTCGGGGTCTACCTGCCCGCCGGCACCTACAGCACCTCGAACAAGTTCCAGGTGTACGGCAAGGCGGTCAAGGTGGTCGGCGCCGGCATGTGGTACACCCGGTTCCAGACCCCGCCGGGCCAGGAGAACACCGACGCCGGCTTCCGGGTCGAGGGTACGGCGAACGGCTCGTCCTTCGAGCACCTCGCCTTCTTCGGCAACTACACGTCCCGGATCGACGGCCCCGGCAAGGTCTGGGGTGAGCTGTCGAACGTCTCCAACCTGACCTTCGACAACGTCTGGGTCGAACACACCGTCTGCATGTTCTGGGGCGTGCACGTCAGCAACGTCACCATCAAGAACTCGCGGATCCGCAACACCTTCGCCGACGCGGTCAACATGACCAACGGCAGCACCAACAACCTGGTCAGCAACGTCGAGGGGCGCGGCAACGGGGACGACGCGTTCGCGCTCTTCTCCGCCACCGACGCCGGTGGCGGGGCGAACACCGGCAACGTCTTCGAGAACCTGACGGCGACGCTGACCTGGCGGGCCGCCGGGGTCGCGGTGTACGGCGGACAGAACAACACCTTCCGCAACATGTACATCGCCGACCAGCTCGTCTACTCCGGGATCACCATCAGCTCACTCGACTTCGGTTATCCGTTTGTCGGGTTCGGGCCGGGGATCACCCGGGTGGAGAACGCCTCGATAGTCCGGTCCGGCGGCCACTTCTGGGGCGCGCAGACCTTCCCCGCGATCTGGGTCTTCTCCGCCTCCAAGGAGATGCGCGGAATCCGGGTCAGTGACGTCGACATCGTGGACCCGACCTATCACGGCATCATGTTCCAGACGAAATACAACGGCAGCAGTCCGGAGAACCCGGTGACCGACACCGTGTTCACCAACATCTCCATCAGCGGGGCGCAGCGCAGCGGCGACGCGTACGACGCGAAGTCCGGGTTCGGCATCTGGGCGAACGAGATGCCGGAGCCGGGTCAGGGTCCGGCGGTCGGCTCGGCGGTCTTCAACAACCTGCGGATGAGCAACAACTACCAGAACATCCGGAACACCACGTCCACCTTCACCATCACCGTCAACCCCTGA
- a CDS encoding YcxB family protein gives MASEKVMTGELTLRYTLTVDDLLDGFAAHSRSFHHPWYLRWPTTILTPVVVAAVLVRAALAGDFSTVVALAVLALLVVLMPIVAGVDFLLRRFLRNPRLIYRLHVGLLVRANPALTQPMTAVVDETGVRVCNVSGEMRSGWVMHPLYVETERSFVLLASRRRGAAVLVLPKRGLGGADPAPLRALLAAHSNRLG, from the coding sequence ATGGCTTCGGAGAAGGTGATGACCGGCGAGCTGACGCTGCGGTACACGCTGACCGTCGACGACCTGCTCGACGGGTTCGCCGCGCATTCCCGGAGCTTTCACCACCCCTGGTACCTCCGCTGGCCAACCACCATCCTGACTCCGGTGGTCGTCGCGGCCGTCCTCGTCCGGGCCGCGCTGGCCGGGGACTTCTCCACGGTCGTGGCACTGGCGGTGCTCGCCCTCCTGGTGGTGCTGATGCCGATCGTGGCCGGCGTCGACTTCCTGCTGCGCCGGTTCCTCCGCAATCCCCGACTGATCTACCGGCTGCACGTCGGGCTGCTCGTCCGGGCGAACCCGGCGCTGACCCAGCCGATGACCGCCGTCGTCGACGAGACCGGGGTCCGGGTGTGCAACGTCAGCGGGGAGATGCGCAGCGGCTGGGTGATGCACCCGCTGTACGTCGAGACGGAGCGCTCCTTCGTGCTGCTCGCCTCCCGGCGCCGGGGCGCGGCCGTACTGGTGCTGCCGAAGCGCGGGTTGGGCGGCGCCGACCCGGCACCGCTGCGGGCGCTTCTCGCCGCGCACAGCAACCGGCTCGGCTGA